Sequence from the Saccharopolyspora pogona genome:
CTCTCTCTGCCGGCGAACTGGTCGAGAAACACCTTGAGAAGGCCTGAGTAGGTCGCCTTGAAGGTCGGACTGGCGACGATCAGTAGGTCTGCCTCCGACGTCTCTTGAACGGCCCTCTGTACGGCAGGATCCCCCCAAATCATGATACCCGGTCCCAAGTCCACAAGGTCGATCACCTGCGGCATCTGCCCGGTGATTGCCTCGACAAGCATGGTTGCGGCGTGAGCGGTGCGGGACTGGGGCTTGGGGTTGCCAACGACTGCGATTGTCTTCATGTCCTTACAACTTTTCTAGGGTCGACGAAGTGGCCGGCAGGTTGAACGCAAGCGAAGTGTC
This genomic interval carries:
- a CDS encoding NADPH-dependent FMN reductase, with translation MKTIAVVGNPKPQSRTAHAATMLVEAITGQMPQVIDLVDLGPGIMIWGDPAVQRAVQETSEADLLIVASPTFKATYSGLLKVFLDQFAGRESLRGCVTVPLMLGAGPAHAMAPELHLKPLLVELGATCPTPGLYLSDRTYEDDQAIAKFVDRWGPALQRLTSMEQRIDP